From a region of the Malania oleifera isolate guangnan ecotype guangnan chromosome 12, ASM2987363v1, whole genome shotgun sequence genome:
- the LOC131143826 gene encoding uncharacterized protein LOC131143826: protein MGFNFGDSSIDSGMGDTRFKVDTIPRIIQELIKEFDQISFYHLLWEGNLISDALATLAALIKVEPGIDIEPIRIRILSEPAYCAVTKEFDGKPWFYEINTYLQKREYLEGASSNDQKMIRRLSMGFFLDGEVLYTRNHDMTLLYCVEAQKAKQIMKEVHEGVCGTHAGGHLLTWKILRSGYYWMTMERDCIEYARKCHKC, encoded by the coding sequence ATGGGATTCAACTTTGGTGATTCATCAATTGACTCGGGAATGGGAGACACGAGATTCAAAGTTGATACCATACCAAGAATAATCCAAGAGTTGATCAAGGAGTTTGACCAGATCAGCTTTTACCACTTACTTTGGGAAGGCAATTTAATCTCTGATGCCCTAGCCACGTTGGCCGCCTTGATAAAAGTTGAACCGGGGATAGACATTGAGCCCATTCGTATAAGGATTCTGTCAGAACCGGCCTACTGTGCAGTAACCAAAGAATTCGATGGAAAACCATGGTTTTATGAAATTAATACGTACCTCCAAAAGCGAGAATATCTCGAAGGAGCCTCTAGTAATGATCAGAAGATGATAAGGAGACTATCCATGGGGTTTTTTTTGgatggagaagttctctacacaAGGAACCATGACATGACCCTCCTATATTGTGTGGAAGCGCAAAAAGCAAAGCAAATTATGAAAGAAGTCCATGAGGGTGTTTGTGGTACCCATGCCGGAGGTCACTTGCTGACATGGAAAATCCTCAGAAGTGGGTACTATTGGATGACCATGGAAAGGGATTGCATAGAATATGCTCGAAAATGCCACAAGTGCTAG